A part of Leishmania major strain Friedlin complete genome, chromosome 11 genomic DNA contains:
- a CDS encoding putative 14-3-3 protein, which yields MTNVFKVPEKREELVYTAKIAEQCERHDEILFCMKRAVKMNPRLSSEERNLLSAAYKYIISARRACWRSMSSMAHKEDSHKGKTASLFNGFQHQVEKELAEICSDILELLDKYLIPAADNDESKVYYYKLKGDYHRYFAEVESGSDTQKNLALEAYKKASEFTTSLKPTSPIRLGLALNFSVFYYEILRSPDKGCQLARQAFEEALSDPEVLDEEQHKESALIMQLLRDNLALWTEDSRPEGQDDGTAMEELE from the coding sequence ATGACCAACGTCTTCAAGGTACCGGAGAAGCGCGAGGAGCTCGTCTACACGGCGAAGATCGCCGAGCAGTGCGAGCGCCACGATGAAATTCTATTCTGCATGAAGCGCGCTGTCAAGATGAACCCGCGGCTGTCCAGCGAGGAGCGCAACCTGCTCTCGGCCGCCTACAAGTACATTATCAGTGCCCGCCGCGCTTGCTGGCGCAGCATGAGCTCGATGGCGCACAAGGAAGACAGCCACAAGGGCAAGACGGCGAGCCTCTTCAACGGCTTCCAGCAtcaggtggagaaggagttGGCGGAGATCTGTTCCGACATTCTGGAGCTTCTGGACAAGTACCTCATCCCAGCCGCCGACAACGACGAGAGCAAGGTGTACTACTACAAGCTCAAGGGCGACTACCACCGCTACTTCGCGGAGGTGGAGTCCGGCTCAGATACGCAGAAGAACCTTGCCCTGGAGGCGTACAAGAAGGCGTCCGAGTTCACAACCTCGCTGAAGCCGACCTCGCCGAtccgcctcggcctcgccCTCAACTTCTCTGTCTTCTACTACGAAATTCTGCGCAGCCCCGACAAGGGCTGCCAGCTCGCTCGCCAGGCCTTCGAGGAGGCTCTGAGCGATCCGGAGGTGCTGGATGAGGAACAGCACAAGGAGTCAGCGCTCATcatgcagctgctgcgcgacaacCTCGCTCTCTGGACGGAGGACTCTCGCCCCGAGGGCCAGG